One genomic segment of Thunnus albacares chromosome 18, fThuAlb1.1, whole genome shotgun sequence includes these proteins:
- the dbh gene encoding dopamine beta-hydroxylase codes for MRIFNKNLRLQDVTIMYFTALATLMVILVSSYQAPSTAVEVSSLKSTPSSPLPPLPMPFRVPLDPRGELQLAWNISYAEQEVYMELRVAELRRGVVLGMSDRGELTNADLVVLWDSGTKSFFGDAWSDSEGNVSLDSQQDYELIEATQKPDGFYLLFKRPFSTCDPRDYLIEEGTVHVIYGFLDQPLTSLEQLNLSRIHTGVQRVLMLRPDTPSPTLPPDVRTLEVVAPNVTIPNQETTYWCFIRKLPENMPKNHIVMYESVITTGNEAIVHHIEVFECSPDVRNVPEYSGSCDDKMKPGKLNSCRHVLAAWAMGAEAFYYPPDAGLPMGGPGSSRFLRLEVHYHNPLLISGRSDSSGIRLYYTPSLRRYDAGIMELGLVYTPIMAIPPKQHTFYLSGYCSSKCTQTALPPGGIYIFASQLHTHLAGRGVRTVLVRGGKELEVVQEDQHFSTHYQTIRVLRKMVNVLPGDVLITKCTYNTEDRSKPTVGGFGIMEEMCVNYIHYYPRTQLELCKSHVDAGYLQKYFSFINRFQENDQCVCGEVDVTEQYSQLQWDTFTGEVLDSLYNTAPFSMHCNQSTAQLFPGEWDKQPVPAVTSVLEKPRYPCEGGASPTSQPMGLARGGAA; via the exons ATGAGGATCTTCAATAAAAACCTTCGCCTTCAGGACGTCACCATCATGTACTTCACTGCCTTGGCTACCCTGATGGTCATCCTGGTGTCTTCGTACCAGGCGCCTTCCACTGCTGTTGAAGTGTCTAGCCTTAAATCAACACCCTCCAGCCCTCTCCCGCCTCTCCCCATGCCCTTCCGTGTGCCACTTGACCCACGCGGGGAGCTCCAGCTGGCCTGGAACATCAGCTACGCCGAACAGGAGGTGTACATGGAGCTGAGGGTCGCAGAGCTGAGACGTGGCGTGGTCCTGGGTATGTCTGACCGTGGGGAGCTGACCAACGCTGACCTGGTGGTGCTGTGGGATTCTGGAACCAAGAGCTTCTTTGGG GATGCATGGAGTGACAGTGAGGGTAACGTCTCACTGGACAGCCAACAAGACTACGAGTTGATCGAAGCCACGCAGAAGCCTGATGGCTTCTACCTGCTCTTTAAAAGACCATTCAGTACATGTGATCCCAGAGACTACCTCATAGAG GAGGGAACTGTGCACGTCATCTATGGATTCTTGGATCAACCGCTCACCTCACTGGAGCAGCTCAACCTGTCCCGGATCCACACAGGTGTGCAGAGAGTGCTGATGCTACGCCCCGACACGCCGTCGCCCACCCTGCCACCAGATGTGCGGACGCTGGAGGTTGTGGCGCCAAATGTCACCATCCCAAATCAAGAGACCACCTACTGGTGCTTTATCCGGAAGCTGCCGGAAAACATGCCCAAGAATCACATTGTTATG tatGAGTCAGTGATAACTACAGGTAACGAGGCCATCGTGCACCACATAGAGGTCTTTGAATGTTCTCCGGATGTCCGCAATGTTCCAGAGTACAGCGGCTCCTGTGATGACAAGATGAAACCAGGCAAGCTCAACTCCTGCCGCCATGTCCTTGCTGCGTGGGCTATGGGTGCTGAG GCTTTTTACTATCCTCCTGATGCAGGGCTGCCTATGGGTGGACCGGGTTCCTCAAGGTTCCTTCGTCTGGAGGTCCATTATCACAACCCTCTCCTTATATCtg GCCGGAGTGACTCATCAGGGATACGGTTGTATTACACCCCCAGTCTGAGGCGGTATGATGCAGGGATCATGGAGCTGGGCCTTGTTTACACTCCTATCATGGCTATCCCACCCAAACAACACACCTTCTACCTCAGTGGGTACTGCTCCTCCAAGTGTACCCAGACT GCTTTGCCTCCAGGAGGCATCTATATATTTGCATCCCAGCTGCACACCCACCTGGCGGGGCGTGGGGTGAGGACAGTTTTGGTGAGGGGAGGCAAAGAGCTGGAGGTGGTACAGGAGGACCAGCACTTCAGCACACACTACCAG ACTATACGAGTTCTGAGGAAAATGGTGAATGTTTTACCT GGTGACGTCCTTATAACAAAGTGTACTTATAACACAGAAGATAGGAGCAAGCCTACCGTG GGAGGTTTTGGCATCATGGAGGAAATGTGTGTTAACTACATTCACTACTACCCTCGCACTCAGCTGGAGCTCTGCAAGAGCCATGTCGACGCAGGATACCTGCAGAAATATTTCAGCTTCATTAACAG GTTCCAGGAAAAtgaccagtgtgtgtgtggtgaggtTGATGTGACAGAGCAGTATTCTCAACTACAGTGGGACACATTCACTGGAGAGGTGCTGGACTCCCTTTATAATACAGCGCCCTTCTCTATGCACTGCAACCAGTCGACTGCACAACTCTTTCCT GGAGAGTGGGACAAACAGCCTGTACCGGCGGTGACGTCTGTCCTCGAAAAACCTCGTTACCCCTGTGAGGGAGGAGCGAGTCCCACCAGCCAGCCCATGGGACTCGCCCGAGGGGGGGCGGCCTGA